In Myxococcus stipitatus, a single window of DNA contains:
- a CDS encoding TetR/AcrR family transcriptional regulator, with protein MTAARAEFARKGLKGARIEDITAACGLSKGAFYLHFESKEALFGEVVSALEAKLNDVNARRIATAEALIREHGVPGPRDRLEHTERYQRFSELDSTFDLEALELMWANRDLVAVLVSGSQGTPFENLLWRLTDAQVTRVARDFRRMQAVGAADREMDADLFGSIIVGAYLLLTQQMVRLEEKPDLVAWGRTLHRLCDHGTLPRTDAAQPVARASRPSNPSQRRLPARAKSRPTSRKRS; from the coding sequence ATGACCGCCGCCCGGGCGGAGTTCGCCCGCAAGGGGTTGAAGGGCGCGCGCATCGAGGACATCACCGCCGCGTGCGGGCTCTCCAAGGGCGCCTTCTATCTGCACTTCGAATCCAAGGAGGCGCTGTTCGGGGAGGTCGTGTCCGCCCTCGAGGCGAAGCTGAACGACGTCAACGCGCGGCGCATCGCCACCGCAGAGGCCCTCATCCGCGAGCACGGCGTCCCCGGTCCGCGGGACCGGTTGGAGCACACCGAGCGCTACCAGCGCTTCAGCGAGCTGGACTCCACCTTCGACCTGGAGGCGCTGGAGCTGATGTGGGCCAACCGCGACCTGGTCGCGGTGCTCGTCAGCGGCAGCCAGGGCACGCCCTTCGAGAACCTGCTGTGGCGCCTGACGGACGCGCAGGTGACCCGCGTGGCCCGCGACTTCCGGCGGATGCAGGCGGTGGGCGCCGCGGACCGGGAGATGGACGCGGACCTGTTCGGCTCCATCATCGTCGGCGCGTACCTGCTGCTGACCCAGCAGATGGTTCGCCTGGAGGAGAAGCCGGACCTGGTCGCCTGGGGCCGCACGCTCCATCGCCTGTGCGACCACGGCACCCTCCCTCGGACCGACGCGGCCCAGCCCGTGGCGCGTGCCTCCCGTCCCTCCAACCCTTCCCAGCGTCGGCTCCCCGCCCGCGCCAAGTCCCGTCCCACCTCGAGGAAACGTTCGTGA
- a CDS encoding efflux RND transporter periplasmic adaptor subunit has product MNPTWNIPVLRALATAGVAVVALSLPGCTKADASAAAASAAAPGEVKPLAVKVIAARAVRAAPREEVTGTLFPAQALQVGFEVGGRLAVVKGAKGQAVKKGDVLAQLDPEIADAQVAQAEAAVAAAEAAATMAADVAARNLKLQQEGGVSDLQNRTSASTAAQAQAQLLAAKAQLAQARASRRRHDLKAPFAGTLVDAPEQTGATVGPGAALFVLEHLDTLLLKTTVAESMRSRLKPGVKVRVESIGSRVFTEDAVVRNVLPSADPATRRVPVELAVPNADGRFVAHTLARAVLPLGEDQDAQVLPGTALVSSNGDHVLVVADGGEVRRVDVQVLERREREVVVLASAALSAVIDYPTPGLSQGSRVTVK; this is encoded by the coding sequence GTGAATCCCACCTGGAACATCCCCGTCCTCCGCGCGCTCGCCACGGCGGGTGTCGCCGTCGTGGCGCTGTCCCTCCCTGGTTGCACGAAGGCGGACGCCTCGGCGGCCGCCGCTTCCGCCGCGGCGCCGGGCGAGGTGAAGCCGCTGGCCGTGAAGGTCATCGCGGCGCGCGCCGTCCGCGCGGCGCCCCGGGAGGAGGTGACGGGCACGCTGTTCCCGGCGCAGGCGCTCCAGGTGGGGTTCGAGGTGGGGGGCCGGCTCGCGGTGGTGAAGGGGGCCAAGGGGCAGGCGGTGAAGAAGGGCGACGTGCTGGCCCAACTGGACCCCGAAATCGCCGACGCGCAGGTGGCGCAGGCGGAGGCGGCGGTGGCCGCCGCGGAGGCCGCGGCGACGATGGCCGCGGATGTCGCCGCCCGCAACCTGAAGCTCCAGCAGGAGGGCGGGGTGAGCGACCTGCAGAACCGCACCAGCGCGTCCACCGCGGCGCAGGCCCAGGCGCAGCTGCTCGCGGCGAAGGCGCAGCTGGCGCAGGCGCGCGCGTCGCGGCGACGGCACGACCTGAAGGCGCCCTTCGCGGGCACGCTCGTCGACGCGCCGGAGCAGACGGGCGCCACGGTGGGGCCGGGCGCGGCGCTGTTCGTCCTGGAGCACCTGGACACGCTGCTGCTCAAGACGACGGTGGCCGAGTCCATGCGCTCGCGGCTCAAGCCGGGCGTGAAGGTGCGGGTGGAGTCCATCGGCTCGCGCGTCTTCACCGAGGACGCGGTGGTGCGCAACGTGCTGCCCTCCGCGGACCCCGCCACCCGGCGCGTGCCGGTGGAGCTGGCGGTGCCCAACGCGGACGGGCGCTTCGTGGCGCACACCCTGGCGCGCGCGGTGCTGCCGCTGGGCGAGGACCAGGACGCGCAGGTGCTGCCCGGCACGGCGCTGGTGTCCTCCAACGGCGACCACGTGCTGGTGGTGGCGGACGGGGGCGAGGTGCGCCGCGTGGACGTGCAGGTGCTGGAGCGCCGCGAGCGCGAGGTGGTGGTGCTGGCGTCAGCCGCGCTCTCCGCCGTCATCGACTACCCCACGCCCGGCCTCTCCCAGGGTTCGCGCGTCACCGTGAAGTAG
- a CDS encoding efflux RND transporter permease subunit, with amino-acid sequence MFLSDVSIRRPVFTVMLSLCLIVLGLMGLGRLGTDLYPDVSFPIVVVNTVYKGAGPGEIETQVIKPVEDAVAGISGVDRIHSYSRENLGTVVVQFTLSTNLDRAVQEVRDKVAGIANKLPQTADAPVVSRVDLSATPILTYAVSADMPSQALRRLIDDRIKPALAQLEGAAEVRITGGDTREIQIDLDLDKARAAGVSPLDIAQRVGAENLDLPAGRLLLGASELTVRSLGQFRDVDEIRALPVARSRTGAQVRLDEIATVTDGVAERRTVARLNGQDAVILELVKQPGSNTVAVSDAVKRVLAAMGPEVGQGFKATLLIDQSDLIKENAHEVWVALIFGGAMAVLIILMFLLDGRGTFISSLALPTSVIGTFFVMYTLDYTLNQMTLLALSLAIGLLIDDAVVVREAITHRLEQGEDPLSAASNGTKDVGLAVLATTLSLVAVFVPVAFMPGIVGQFFKQFGITISAAVLVSLFISFTLDPMLSARLAKRRVPGEKHRENAVAAGLRRMLDGTERFYEAILRWVLSHKWTTAGITVLVLVLSFGAASRLGAEFLSAEDRSQFLVDLTLPDSASLQETEARTAEAEKALQALPEVADIYAIVGTNGDVNKARLRVLTVPKGQRAKGIPVLKEEARAALAGLVATRVNLSDPPILEGLGDYYPIMVRVTGPDLARVNQEAERIAGILRSLKGTEDVRVEANPPKPELQVHIDRARASDADVNAAGLATQLRLAISGDVVAKLREGTTETDIRVRLAESDRNTPERVRQLEVYTPRGLRPVTDLAAVELRDGPSVIEHENRERQLAVYSQLGKGAALGDIATALKERVAAEPLPPGYAVIYDGQIKSLAEQNDAFGMAGVLALVFIYMVLASQFESFKHPFTIMVSLPLALVGALLSLVVTGYHLSMGAMIGVILLMGLVTKNAILLIDGALQHLREGDSVDEALMKAGPRRLRPILMTSAAMAIGMVPTAVGTGTGSEFRAPMAISVIGGVITSTFLTLLVVPVVFAAVERLGWLRGATKATPPEPVPRPAGGPSQAA; translated from the coding sequence ATGTTCCTCAGCGACGTCTCCATCCGCAGGCCCGTCTTCACGGTCATGCTGTCGCTCTGCCTCATCGTCCTCGGACTGATGGGGTTGGGGCGGCTCGGCACGGACCTGTACCCGGACGTGTCCTTCCCCATCGTCGTGGTCAACACCGTCTACAAGGGCGCGGGCCCCGGCGAAATCGAAACGCAGGTCATCAAGCCCGTGGAGGACGCGGTCGCCGGCATCAGCGGCGTGGACCGCATCCACTCGTACAGCCGCGAGAACCTGGGCACGGTGGTGGTGCAGTTCACCCTCTCCACCAACCTGGACCGCGCGGTGCAGGAGGTCCGCGACAAGGTCGCCGGCATCGCCAACAAGCTGCCGCAGACGGCGGACGCGCCGGTGGTGAGCCGGGTGGACCTGTCCGCCACGCCCATCCTCACCTACGCGGTGTCCGCGGACATGCCGTCGCAGGCGCTGCGCCGGCTCATCGACGACCGCATCAAGCCGGCGCTCGCGCAGCTGGAGGGCGCGGCCGAGGTGCGCATCACCGGTGGCGACACGCGCGAGATTCAAATCGACCTGGACCTGGACAAGGCGCGCGCGGCGGGCGTGTCGCCGCTGGACATCGCGCAGCGGGTGGGGGCGGAGAACCTGGACCTGCCGGCGGGGCGGCTGTTGCTCGGGGCGAGCGAGCTGACGGTGCGTTCGCTGGGGCAGTTCCGCGACGTGGACGAGATTCGCGCGCTGCCGGTGGCGCGCAGCCGCACGGGCGCGCAGGTGCGGTTGGATGAGATCGCCACGGTGACGGACGGGGTGGCGGAGCGGCGCACGGTGGCGCGGCTCAACGGGCAGGACGCGGTCATCCTGGAGCTGGTGAAGCAGCCGGGCTCCAACACGGTGGCGGTGAGCGACGCGGTGAAGCGGGTGCTCGCGGCGATGGGGCCGGAGGTGGGGCAGGGGTTCAAGGCGACGCTGCTCATCGACCAGTCGGACCTCATCAAGGAGAACGCGCACGAGGTCTGGGTGGCGCTCATCTTTGGCGGCGCGATGGCGGTGCTCATCATCCTGATGTTCCTGTTGGACGGGCGCGGCACGTTCATCTCCTCGCTGGCGCTGCCCACCTCCGTCATCGGCACGTTCTTCGTGATGTACACGCTGGACTACACGCTGAACCAGATGACGCTGCTGGCGCTGTCGCTGGCCATCGGTCTGCTCATCGACGACGCGGTGGTGGTGCGCGAGGCGATTACGCATCGGCTGGAGCAGGGAGAGGACCCGCTGAGCGCGGCGTCCAACGGCACCAAGGACGTGGGGCTCGCGGTGCTGGCGACGACGCTGTCGTTGGTGGCGGTGTTCGTGCCGGTGGCGTTCATGCCGGGCATCGTCGGCCAGTTCTTCAAGCAGTTCGGCATCACCATCTCCGCGGCGGTGCTCGTCTCGTTGTTCATCTCCTTCACGCTGGACCCCATGCTCTCCGCGCGGCTGGCGAAGCGGCGCGTGCCCGGGGAGAAGCACCGGGAGAACGCGGTGGCGGCGGGGCTGCGGCGCATGCTGGACGGCACGGAGCGCTTCTACGAGGCCATCCTGCGGTGGGTGCTCTCGCACAAGTGGACGACGGCGGGCATCACGGTGCTGGTGCTGGTGCTGTCGTTCGGCGCGGCGAGCCGGCTGGGCGCGGAGTTCCTCTCCGCGGAGGACCGCTCGCAGTTCCTGGTGGACCTGACGCTGCCGGACTCGGCGAGCCTGCAGGAGACGGAGGCGCGCACGGCGGAGGCGGAGAAGGCGCTCCAGGCGCTGCCGGAGGTGGCGGATATCTACGCCATCGTCGGCACCAACGGCGACGTGAACAAGGCGCGGCTGCGGGTGTTGACGGTGCCCAAGGGCCAGCGGGCCAAGGGCATCCCGGTGTTGAAGGAGGAGGCGCGCGCGGCGCTGGCGGGCCTGGTGGCCACGCGGGTGAACCTGAGCGACCCCCCCATCCTGGAGGGCCTGGGCGACTACTACCCCATCATGGTGCGCGTGACGGGGCCGGACCTGGCGCGCGTCAACCAGGAGGCGGAGCGCATCGCGGGCATCCTCCGGAGCCTGAAGGGCACGGAGGACGTGCGGGTGGAGGCGAACCCGCCCAAGCCGGAGCTTCAAGTCCACATCGACCGGGCGCGGGCGAGCGACGCGGACGTGAACGCGGCGGGGCTGGCGACGCAGCTGCGGCTGGCCATCAGCGGCGACGTGGTGGCGAAGCTGCGCGAGGGGACGACGGAGACGGACATCCGCGTGCGGCTGGCGGAGTCGGACCGGAACACGCCGGAGCGGGTGCGGCAGCTGGAGGTGTACACGCCGCGCGGGCTGCGGCCGGTGACGGACCTGGCGGCGGTGGAGCTGAGGGACGGGCCGAGCGTCATCGAGCACGAGAACCGGGAGCGGCAGCTCGCGGTGTACTCGCAGCTGGGCAAGGGCGCGGCGCTGGGTGACATCGCCACGGCGCTGAAGGAGCGGGTGGCGGCGGAGCCCCTGCCGCCGGGGTACGCGGTCATCTACGACGGGCAGATCAAGAGCCTGGCGGAGCAGAACGACGCGTTCGGCATGGCGGGGGTGCTGGCGCTGGTGTTCATCTACATGGTGCTGGCGAGCCAGTTCGAGTCGTTCAAGCACCCGTTCACCATCATGGTGTCGCTGCCGCTGGCGCTGGTGGGCGCGCTGTTGAGCCTGGTGGTGACGGGCTACCACCTGTCGATGGGCGCGATGATTGGCGTCATCCTGTTGATGGGGTTGGTGACGAAGAACGCGATTCTCCTCATCGACGGCGCGTTGCAGCACCTGCGCGAGGGCGACTCGGTGGACGAGGCGCTGATGAAGGCGGGGCCGCGGCGGTTGCGGCCCATCCTGATGACGAGCGCGGCGATGGCCATCGGCATGGTGCCGACGGCGGTGGGCACGGGGACGGGCTCGGAGTTCCGGGCGCCCATGGCCATCTCGGTGATTGGCGGCGTCATCACCTCCACGTTCCTGACGCTGCTGGTGGTGCCGGTGGTGTTCGCGGCGGTGGAGCGCCTGGGGTGGCTGAGAGGCGCGACGAAGGCCACGCCTCCGGAGCCGGTGCCGCGGCCGGCGGGTGGCCCCAGTCAGGCGGCGTGA
- a CDS encoding DUF2378 family protein, producing the protein MPEKLVFEHTFEGLFVRGLAHRVTPALRERLREVGLDLERKLQPTYSFDTWCSAVRAAALELHAGEPPEVAYALLGERMVDGYRETVMGRALFSVIQLLGPRRGVGRARQMFRSGNNYTEARIQDVAPDTVDLWMNEAGPIRYFTQGAVRAGLRATGAVRPQVVVREYSAEDVVYRCTWSDGLPP; encoded by the coding sequence ATGCCGGAGAAGCTCGTCTTCGAGCACACCTTCGAGGGCCTCTTCGTGCGCGGGCTTGCCCACCGCGTCACGCCGGCCCTGCGCGAGCGCCTCCGCGAGGTGGGGCTGGACCTCGAGCGCAAACTCCAGCCCACCTACAGCTTCGACACGTGGTGCTCCGCCGTGCGCGCCGCCGCGCTCGAGCTGCACGCGGGCGAGCCTCCGGAGGTCGCCTACGCGCTGCTGGGCGAGCGCATGGTGGACGGCTACCGCGAGACGGTGATGGGCCGGGCCCTGTTCAGCGTCATCCAGCTGCTCGGCCCCCGGCGCGGCGTGGGGCGCGCGCGGCAGATGTTCCGCTCCGGCAACAACTACACGGAGGCGCGCATCCAGGACGTGGCGCCGGACACGGTGGACCTGTGGATGAACGAGGCGGGCCCCATCCGCTACTTCACCCAGGGCGCCGTGCGCGCGGGGCTGCGCGCCACCGGCGCGGTGCGGCCCCAGGTCGTCGTGCGCGAGTACTCCGCCGAGGACGTCGTCTACCGCTGCACCTGGAGCGATGGGCTCCCCCCCTGA
- a CDS encoding NUDIX hydrolase produces MKRWVDPLARTAYRGAYALARVYWFVRRPHTHGVFVGVWHQHRVLLLQNSYKHTLSMPGGGMEAGESPEEAGARELLEEVGLRVDATALRPAFETVGTTEHKHDHVRFLEMELPTEPALTIDEREVTWAAFIDLDTAWRLPVSPLVRAYLEHARRRRG; encoded by the coding sequence GTGAAACGATGGGTGGACCCCCTGGCGCGCACGGCCTACCGGGGCGCGTACGCGCTCGCGCGGGTGTACTGGTTCGTGCGCAGGCCCCACACGCACGGCGTCTTCGTGGGTGTGTGGCACCAGCACCGCGTGCTGCTGTTGCAGAACTCCTACAAACACACGCTCAGCATGCCGGGCGGCGGCATGGAGGCCGGCGAGTCCCCCGAGGAGGCCGGCGCGCGCGAGCTCCTCGAGGAGGTGGGCCTCCGCGTGGACGCGACGGCGCTCCGCCCCGCCTTCGAGACGGTGGGCACCACCGAGCACAAGCACGACCACGTCCGCTTCCTCGAGATGGAGCTCCCCACCGAACCCGCGCTCACCATCGACGAGCGCGAGGTGACGTGGGCGGCGTTCATCGACCTGGACACCGCGTGGAGGCTGCCCGTCTCGCCGCTCGTGCGCGCATACCTGGAACACGCGCGTCGACGCCGGGGATGA
- a CDS encoding DUF99 family protein: MRLPRFPRVIGFDDGPFPRRAGVAVPLAGVVCAGTRFEGLVWGRVRRDGWNATDAVCRLLEGGKFLPQLHAVLLDGIAFGGFNVVDLPLLAARLEKPCVAVMRRPPDLDAVERALRRLPRADARWAKLLRAGPIHQVRGFTFQCQGATPDEVGELLQAITDRGHVPEPLRLAHLIGSAVVTGESSQRA, translated from the coding sequence ATGCGCCTGCCCCGCTTCCCACGAGTCATCGGCTTCGACGACGGTCCCTTTCCCAGGCGCGCGGGGGTCGCCGTGCCCCTGGCCGGCGTGGTGTGCGCGGGCACCCGCTTCGAGGGGCTCGTCTGGGGCCGCGTGCGCCGCGACGGCTGGAACGCCACCGACGCGGTGTGCCGGCTGCTGGAGGGCGGCAAGTTCCTGCCCCAGCTGCACGCCGTGCTGCTGGATGGCATCGCCTTCGGCGGCTTCAACGTCGTGGACCTGCCCCTGCTCGCCGCGCGCCTGGAGAAGCCCTGCGTCGCGGTGATGCGCAGGCCCCCGGACCTGGACGCCGTGGAGCGCGCCCTCCGGCGACTGCCCCGCGCCGACGCCCGCTGGGCGAAGCTCCTGCGCGCCGGCCCCATCCACCAGGTGCGGGGTTTCACCTTCCAGTGCCAGGGCGCGACTCCCGATGAAGTCGGGGAACTCCTGCAAGCAATTACAGACAGGGGCCACGTGCCCGAACCGTTGAGACTCGCACACCTCATCGGCTCGGCCGTTGTCACCGGAGAGAGCAGTCAGCGAGCATGA
- a CDS encoding cold-shock protein → MATGTVKWFNDAKGFGFIVQDGGGEDVFVHHSAINMDGFRTLQEGQKVEFEVGRGPKGLQAQNVRAV, encoded by the coding sequence ATGGCAACTGGTACCGTCAAGTGGTTCAACGATGCGAAGGGCTTTGGCTTCATCGTGCAGGACGGAGGCGGTGAGGACGTGTTCGTCCATCACAGCGCCATCAACATGGATGGCTTCCGCACGCTGCAGGAAGGCCAGAAGGTCGAGTTCGAAGTCGGCCGTGGCCCCAAGGGCCTGCAGGCGCAGAACGTGCGCGCAGTCTGA
- a CDS encoding sodium-translocating pyrophosphatase, with amino-acid sequence MTRVLRQKSVTGVSARALGLLTALGASAAHASEADLVLPDFASKSFLGGLNGHQLLLSGIAVSVLGLVFGFLQYASLQKMPVHRAMLEISELIYETCKTYLMTQLKFIGVLWALIAVVMVGYFGFLRHLDAGRVAIILAASLVGIAGSCGVAWFGIRVNTFANSRTAFASLRGKPYPTYAIPLQAGMSIGMVLISTELLLMLAILLFIPADFAGPCFIGFAIGESLGASALRIAGGIFTKIADIGSDLMKIVFRIKEDDARNPGVIADCTGDNAGDSVGPSADGFETYGVTGVALITFILLAVGADYRVELLVWIFMMRIVMVLASLAAYALNNVFQSAKYKNADHMNFEHPLTALVWVTSLLSVGLTFLVSYLLIPNLGGDPTLWWKLSAIITCGTLAGAIIPEAIKVFTSTESRHVREVVTASREGGASLNVISGLVAGNFSAYWMGLIIAILMGLAFWFSGAGVPGQGVGQLMIAAPVFAFGLVAFGFLGMGPVTIAVDSYGPVTDNAQSVYELSLIENVPDVKEEVKRDFGFTPDFERGKEYLEENDGAGNTFKATAKPVLIGTAVVGATTMIFSIIVLLVGITNGTLNAEKAQYLSLLHAPFLLGLITGGAVIYWFSGASMQAVSTGAYRAVEFIKANIKLEGVEKASVSDSKKVVEICTQYAQKGMINIFLAVFFSTLAFACFEPYFFVGYLISIAVFGLYQAVFMANAGGAWDNAKKLVEVELKAKGTDLHAATVVGDTVGDPFKDTSSVALNPVIKFTTLFGLLAVELAVELEAAGQGQLTRVLSAVFFVLSTVFVYRSFYGMRIQSIAGGTSTTDAKPEAAVKTA; translated from the coding sequence ATGACACGTGTCCTCCGTCAGAAGAGCGTCACCGGTGTATCCGCCAGGGCCTTGGGGCTCCTGACGGCCCTAGGCGCCAGCGCCGCCCACGCCAGTGAGGCGGACCTCGTCCTCCCTGATTTCGCCTCCAAGTCCTTCCTGGGCGGCCTCAACGGCCACCAGCTGCTGTTGTCGGGCATCGCGGTGAGCGTGCTCGGCCTGGTCTTCGGCTTCCTCCAGTACGCCAGCCTCCAGAAGATGCCGGTGCACCGGGCGATGCTGGAGATTTCCGAACTCATCTACGAGACGTGCAAGACGTACCTGATGACGCAGCTGAAGTTCATCGGCGTGCTGTGGGCGCTCATCGCGGTGGTGATGGTGGGCTACTTCGGCTTCCTGCGTCACCTGGACGCGGGCCGGGTGGCCATCATCCTGGCGGCCAGCCTGGTGGGCATCGCCGGCTCGTGCGGCGTGGCCTGGTTCGGCATCCGGGTGAACACCTTCGCCAACAGCCGCACGGCGTTCGCGTCGCTGCGTGGCAAGCCCTACCCCACCTACGCGATTCCGCTGCAGGCGGGCATGTCCATCGGCATGGTGCTCATCAGCACGGAGCTCCTGCTGATGCTGGCCATCCTGCTGTTCATCCCGGCGGACTTCGCGGGCCCGTGCTTCATCGGCTTCGCCATCGGTGAGTCGCTGGGCGCGTCCGCGCTGCGCATCGCGGGCGGCATCTTCACGAAGATCGCCGACATCGGCTCCGACCTGATGAAGATCGTCTTCCGCATCAAGGAGGACGACGCGCGCAACCCGGGCGTCATCGCGGACTGCACCGGCGACAACGCGGGCGACAGCGTGGGCCCCTCCGCGGACGGCTTCGAGACCTACGGCGTGACGGGCGTGGCGCTCATCACCTTCATCCTGCTGGCCGTGGGCGCGGACTACCGCGTGGAGCTGCTGGTCTGGATCTTCATGATGCGCATCGTGATGGTGCTCGCGTCGCTGGCCGCCTACGCGCTCAACAACGTGTTCCAGTCCGCCAAGTACAAGAACGCGGACCACATGAACTTCGAGCACCCGCTCACGGCGCTGGTGTGGGTGACGTCGCTCTTGTCGGTGGGGCTGACGTTCCTGGTGAGCTACCTGCTCATCCCCAACCTGGGCGGTGACCCCACGCTGTGGTGGAAGCTGTCCGCCATCATCACCTGCGGCACGCTGGCGGGCGCCATCATCCCGGAGGCCATCAAGGTCTTCACCTCCACGGAGAGCCGCCACGTGCGCGAGGTCGTCACGGCCAGCCGCGAGGGTGGCGCGTCGCTCAACGTCATCTCCGGCCTGGTCGCCGGCAACTTCTCCGCCTACTGGATGGGCCTCATCATCGCCATCCTGATGGGCCTGGCCTTCTGGTTCAGCGGCGCGGGCGTGCCCGGCCAGGGCGTGGGCCAGCTGATGATCGCCGCGCCGGTGTTCGCGTTCGGCCTGGTCGCCTTCGGCTTCCTGGGCATGGGCCCGGTCACCATCGCCGTGGACTCCTACGGCCCGGTGACGGACAACGCGCAGAGCGTCTACGAGCTGTCGCTCATCGAGAACGTGCCCGACGTGAAGGAGGAGGTGAAGCGCGACTTCGGCTTCACGCCGGACTTCGAGCGGGGCAAGGAGTACCTGGAGGAGAACGACGGCGCGGGCAACACCTTCAAGGCCACGGCCAAGCCGGTGCTCATCGGCACGGCGGTGGTGGGCGCCACGACGATGATCTTCTCCATCATCGTGCTGCTGGTGGGCATCACCAACGGCACTCTCAACGCGGAGAAGGCCCAGTACCTGTCGCTGCTCCACGCCCCGTTCCTGCTCGGCCTCATCACCGGCGGCGCGGTCATCTACTGGTTCTCCGGCGCGTCCATGCAGGCGGTGTCCACCGGCGCCTACCGCGCGGTGGAGTTCATCAAGGCCAACATCAAGCTGGAGGGCGTGGAGAAGGCCAGCGTGTCGGACTCCAAGAAGGTCGTCGAAATCTGCACCCAGTACGCGCAGAAGGGGATGATCAACATCTTCCTCGCCGTCTTCTTCAGCACGCTCGCCTTCGCCTGCTTCGAGCCGTACTTCTTCGTGGGCTACCTCATCTCCATCGCGGTGTTCGGCCTGTACCAGGCCGTCTTCATGGCCAACGCGGGCGGCGCCTGGGACAACGCCAAGAAGCTGGTGGAGGTGGAGTTGAAGGCCAAGGGCACGGACCTGCACGCGGCCACCGTGGTGGGCGACACCGTGGGCGACCCGTTCAAGGACACCTCCTCCGTGGCGCTCAACCCGGTCATCAAGTTCACCACCCTCTTCGGCCTGCTGGCGGTGGAGCTGGCGGTGGAGCTGGAGGCGGCCGGCCAGGGGCAGCTCACCCGCGTCCTGTCCGCGGTGTTCTTCGTCCTGTCGACGGTGTTCGTCTACCGCAGCTTCTACGGCATGCGCATCCAGAGCATCGCCGGCGGCACCAGCACCACGGACGCCAAGCCCGAGGCCGCGGTGAAGACGGCCTGA
- a CDS encoding substrate-binding domain-containing protein has protein sequence MHSMKWMVSAAVLSLSVVGCGGQSEAGPAATGQVSASLTDGNKLFGSDTLKGSLIAINAITPKTLAIEGRGSSVGEGCMRSGSGTFCSGRQQTIAGMSRDFRSTTNACANGGPSGGTDANGNPRNAACCPGESSNVIALDAVNLWVHKNNDVTNITSANAKALYCGTDGSGSAAACTITTWGQLGSTVNPNGVIAKYRRDDLSGTTDTFKSLLGCTNFCADVVLVADGALPPACAGQASATECIGELTSTNINAVGYSGDSARKVDGSNNPRNKALFVNGIEPSAANVRKLITDPANAYPLSRHLFLNENTSIAKEPQEQALYDWVYANKGTAQGILVGQGFIACSTLGPLRCGGVSGDGRGAGLCKGN, from the coding sequence ATGCACAGCATGAAGTGGATGGTGTCCGCCGCGGTCTTGTCGCTGTCCGTCGTGGGGTGTGGTGGTCAGTCCGAGGCGGGGCCGGCGGCCACGGGCCAGGTCTCCGCGTCGCTGACGGATGGCAACAAGCTGTTCGGTTCGGACACGCTGAAGGGCTCGCTCATCGCCATCAACGCAATCACTCCCAAGACGCTGGCCATCGAGGGCAGGGGCTCCAGCGTCGGCGAGGGGTGTATGCGCTCCGGTTCCGGCACGTTCTGCAGCGGTCGCCAGCAGACGATCGCCGGCATGTCGCGCGACTTCCGCTCCACCACCAACGCCTGCGCCAACGGTGGGCCGTCCGGTGGCACGGACGCGAACGGCAACCCGCGCAACGCGGCGTGCTGCCCGGGTGAGAGCAGCAACGTCATCGCGCTGGACGCGGTGAACCTCTGGGTCCACAAGAACAACGACGTGACGAACATCACCTCGGCCAACGCCAAGGCCCTCTACTGTGGCACGGACGGGTCGGGTTCGGCCGCCGCCTGCACCATCACCACCTGGGGACAATTGGGCAGCACCGTCAATCCGAACGGCGTCATCGCCAAGTACCGCCGCGACGACCTGTCCGGCACCACGGACACGTTCAAGTCGCTGCTGGGCTGCACCAACTTCTGCGCGGATGTCGTCCTCGTCGCCGACGGCGCCCTGCCCCCGGCCTGCGCCGGCCAGGCCAGCGCCACCGAGTGCATCGGCGAGCTGACCTCCACGAACATCAACGCCGTGGGCTACTCCGGTGACTCCGCCCGGAAGGTGGATGGCTCCAACAATCCGCGCAACAAGGCGCTGTTCGTCAATGGTATCGAGCCCAGCGCCGCCAACGTGCGCAAGCTCATCACCGACCCGGCCAACGCCTATCCGCTGTCGCGCCACCTCTTCCTGAACGAGAACACCAGCATCGCGAAGGAGCCCCAGGAGCAGGCTCTGTATGACTGGGTCTACGCCAACAAGGGCACCGCCCAGGGCATCCTCGTGGGTCAGGGCTTCATCGCCTGCAGCACCCTGGGGCCCCTGCGCTGCGGTGGCGTCTCCGGCGACGGTCGTGGCGCGGGCCTCTGCAAGGGCAACTGA